In the Chitinivibrionales bacterium genome, one interval contains:
- a CDS encoding PEGA domain-containing protein: protein MFDSTLLKNMINSLIAEGKRNFAIDLSPLDYIYSDAINVILALNRRILDVSGRLSIMGPTPEVRQILERTGLQNILKIFDTEAELLKSSEDIILQTTRYNVADLQSYQQQPAKPKSEFEDFRSEISTAMSPGVVAAEAEPAPGFRQAPPQYAAPQEPPQQFAKPAPFKEEEFEAAYKSFETEATQDTYGPPPMRPPAPQQYAEPFTPPPVVPPRPAAQPFKRPEQEFAPVQEPMPAARRREAEFTPPPPPPTRRVPAVPPPEAAIEKPEPVPAKRKPALEEKYGEYSGEAEMAPKKRSPLPVIITLLLVALLAAGGYYGYTVYIKGQKENPAPLVAPTPAKPPAPAPAPTVSTPTPAPAPTPPPAVEPVKPAAPVAETPEKPSKKPAPGKPGKKPEAVTRKEPSIAPTTAAAQGKLTISSAPSGATVKADENVLGVTPYIWKNPNIIGEVTLTISKTGYKDAVKTIEFTGGTKQEFFKLEKEEAAPTAKPAPAPAPETVPAPEAAAPPPPPKPAPAAEPAPAPAASSGNGDPATIFISSLPPVADVYMDGKLIGKTNITKLNVLSGTHSMRFVKGTAEVTQDMTFKAGDNPSRFVSVK, encoded by the coding sequence GTGTTCGATTCCACGCTTCTCAAGAACATGATCAACTCGCTCATCGCCGAGGGGAAGCGGAACTTCGCCATCGACCTGTCTCCGCTCGACTACATCTACTCCGACGCGATCAACGTGATCCTCGCCCTCAACCGGCGCATTCTCGACGTGAGCGGCCGTCTGTCCATCATGGGCCCGACCCCGGAGGTGCGTCAGATCCTCGAGCGCACGGGGCTGCAGAACATTTTGAAGATATTCGACACCGAAGCCGAACTGCTCAAGAGCTCGGAGGACATCATCCTCCAGACCACGCGGTATAATGTCGCCGACCTGCAGTCGTACCAGCAGCAGCCGGCCAAGCCGAAATCGGAGTTCGAGGATTTTCGCTCTGAAATAAGCACCGCAATGTCGCCCGGCGTCGTGGCAGCCGAAGCCGAGCCCGCACCGGGATTCCGCCAGGCGCCGCCGCAATATGCCGCACCGCAGGAACCGCCCCAGCAATTTGCGAAACCCGCTCCCTTCAAAGAAGAGGAATTCGAGGCCGCTTATAAATCATTCGAAACCGAGGCAACCCAGGACACCTACGGGCCGCCGCCCATGCGGCCGCCCGCGCCGCAGCAATATGCCGAACCGTTCACGCCGCCGCCCGTGGTGCCTCCACGGCCGGCAGCCCAGCCGTTCAAGAGGCCCGAGCAGGAATTCGCGCCTGTCCAGGAGCCCATGCCCGCGGCACGGCGCAGAGAGGCCGAGTTCACGCCGCCGCCCCCGCCGCCCACCCGCAGGGTTCCGGCGGTTCCTCCTCCCGAAGCGGCTATTGAGAAGCCGGAGCCCGTTCCGGCAAAACGCAAACCTGCGCTTGAGGAAAAATACGGCGAATATTCCGGCGAAGCCGAAATGGCTCCTAAAAAGCGTTCCCCGCTGCCCGTGATCATCACGCTGCTCCTGGTGGCGCTTTTGGCCGCGGGCGGATATTACGGATACACCGTTTACATAAAGGGACAAAAAGAGAACCCGGCACCGCTCGTCGCGCCGACGCCAGCAAAGCCGCCGGCGCCGGCGCCTGCACCAACCGTCTCAACGCCGACGCCGGCACCCGCACCAACGCCGCCCCCTGCTGTTGAGCCGGTCAAGCCGGCCGCGCCGGTCGCGGAAACTCCTGAAAAACCGTCCAAGAAACCAGCGCCCGGCAAGCCTGGCAAAAAGCCGGAGGCGGTCACACGCAAAGAACCGTCAATTGCCCCGACCACTGCCGCGGCCCAGGGGAAACTGACCATTTCGTCAGCCCCTTCCGGCGCAACCGTAAAGGCCGACGAAAACGTTCTAGGTGTCACGCCGTATATATGGAAAAATCCCAATATCATCGGCGAGGTGACCCTAACGATTTCCAAAACGGGCTACAAGGACGCGGTCAAGACCATCGAATTCACCGGCGGCACCAAGCAGGAATTCTTCAAGCTGGAAAAAGAAGAGGCCGCGCCAACTGCTAAGCCGGCTCCTGCGCCCGCACCCGAGACTGTGCCCGCGCCCGAAGCCGCAGCGCCGCCTCCTCCGCCCAAACCCGCGCCCGCGGCCGAACCGGCGCCCGCGCCCGCAGCGTCATCGGGCAACGGAGATCCAGCGACAATTTTCATCTCGTCGTTGCCGCCCGTCGCTGACGTGTATATGGACGGGAAACTAATCGGCAAGACGAACATCACCAAGCTCAATGTGCTGTCAGGCACGCACAGCATGCGGTTTGTCAAGGGAACGGCAGAAGTCACGCAGGACATGACGTTCAAGGCCGGCGACAACCCATCGCGCTTCGTGTCGGTGAAGTAA